Proteins co-encoded in one Juglans regia cultivar Chandler chromosome 16, Walnut 2.0, whole genome shotgun sequence genomic window:
- the LOC108989844 gene encoding glutathione S-transferase U17-like, with protein sequence MANTSSTHDVKVLGAWPSPFVIRARIALNIKSVEYEFLAETPGSKSQLLLQSNPVHKKIPVLIHRGKPIAESLVIVQYIDEVWSSGPSILPSDPYDRAIARFWAAYVDDKFFPSLRPIKSAQGEEKAALVKQVNEGLVLLEEAFQKSSKGKAFFGGDRIGYLDVAFGSMLGWLRATEKMGEVKLLDEAKTPGLVQWAESFCADGAVKGLIPDTEKIVEFAKLIAARMKGSGSS encoded by the exons ATGGCGAACACCAGCAGTACTCATGATGTCAAGGTTCTGGGTGCATGGCCGAGCCCATTTGTGATAAGGGCTCGGATTGCCCTGAATATCAAATCTGTTGAATATGAGTTTCTTGCAGAGACACCTGGTTCCAAGAGCCAGCTTCTTCTCCAATCAAACCCAGTCCACAAGAAAATCCCAGTTCTCATCCATCGCGGAAAGCCCATCGCTGAGTCTCTGGTCATAGTTCAGTACATTGACGAAGTCTGGAGCTCTGGTCCCTCCATCCTCCCCTCTGATCCCTACGACCGTGCCATTGCACGATTTTGGGCTGCCTATGTTGATGATAAG TTTTTCCCGTCCTTGAGACCCATTAAGAGTGCACAAGGAGAGGAGAAGGCGGCATTAGTGAAACAAGTGAATGAAGGACTTGTGCTATTGGAGGAAGCGTTTCAGAAGAGCAGCAAAGGGAAGGCTTTCTTTGGGGGAGATAGAATTGGGTATCTTGATGTTGCTTTTGGATCGATGTTGGGTTGGCTGAGGGCAACAGAGAAGATGGGTGAGGTGAAGCTGCTGGATGAAGCAAAGACTCCTGGACTGGTGCAATGGGCCGAGAGCTTCTGTGCCGATGGTGCTGTTAAGGGTTTGATTCCAGATACCGAGAAGATTGTCGAGTTTGCCAAGCTTATCGCCGCGAGGATGAAAGGCAGTGGCTCCTCCTAA